The following proteins are encoded in a genomic region of Oncorhynchus kisutch isolate 150728-3 linkage group LG18, Okis_V2, whole genome shotgun sequence:
- the LOC116354755 gene encoding pleckstrin homology-like domain family B member 1 encodes MGGKIKSWKKRWFVFDRLKRTFSYYVDKHETKLKGVIYFQAIEEVYYDHLRSATKSPNPSLTFCVKTHDRLYYMVASAPEAMRIWMDVIVTGAEGYTQFMN; translated from the exons ATGGGCGGCAAGATCAAGTCGTGGAAGAAACGCTGGTTTGTCTTCGACCGCCTCAAAAGGACCTTCTCCTATTACGTTG ACAAGCACGAGACCAAACTGAAAGGAGTCATCTATTTCCAGGCCATTGAAGAGGTCTATTACGATCACCTGCGTAGCGCCACGAAG AGCCCCAATCCCTCATTGACCTTCTGTGTGAAGACTCACGACAGACTCTACTACATGGTGGCCTCTGCCCCGGAAGCCATGAGGATATGGATGGATGTTATAGTAACTGGAGCAGAGGGCTACACGCAGTTCATGAACTAA